One window from the genome of Candidatus Synechococcus calcipolaris G9 encodes:
- a CDS encoding aldehyde dehydrogenase family protein, whose product MDNLSPADKGHEILHQARLASEQLALATYAQRQSALRHLIQGLKQAQTEILEENTLDLETSRDLAVSAVLLSWLRLTNERFQEAVQWLERVLALADPLTSTGMASGTHYTYALPVGVVAFFYEGLPTLALLAAALCLKTGNALIIRGGHETTHSGRAIATVLVEALQMAQLPLATIQVLSPDVTNGDTIGIRGGVDLVIPYGRSRFMQQVLEDTKAPAIPGSIGNCYLFWDSSSSPEQVQGMILASAKGCPDRVVAIEKVLIPAETNHSQVARLINLLIQDKYSVRGDDMLCEEFSELRPAQETDWHTSLMGNVVAFRHSQSLTAAIAWINQHNSGPASVIVTNSYDQSRQFCQQVQTPQVFVNRPPQFSRHNTLALGLSSQRGMYGGLIDISKLLRYKSIYL is encoded by the coding sequence ATGGATAATTTGTCCCCTGCGGATAAAGGTCATGAAATTCTTCACCAAGCCCGCCTAGCCAGTGAACAGTTAGCCCTGGCTACCTATGCCCAACGCCAATCCGCTCTTCGCCATCTCATTCAAGGATTAAAACAGGCGCAGACTGAAATTCTCGAGGAAAATACCCTGGATTTGGAAACCAGTCGAGACTTGGCAGTATCTGCGGTGCTACTGAGTTGGTTACGTTTGACCAATGAGCGATTTCAAGAAGCGGTACAGTGGCTAGAACGGGTTTTAGCGTTGGCGGATCCCCTGACATCGACGGGTATGGCCAGTGGAACCCATTACACCTATGCCTTGCCCGTGGGAGTTGTGGCCTTTTTCTATGAGGGATTGCCCACCCTGGCCCTATTAGCCGCCGCCCTGTGTTTGAAAACGGGAAATGCTCTGATCATTCGCGGTGGCCATGAAACAACCCATTCGGGGCGGGCGATCGCCACGGTATTGGTAGAAGCGCTGCAAATGGCCCAGTTGCCCCTAGCGACAATTCAGGTATTGTCACCAGATGTCACCAATGGGGACACAATTGGGATCAGGGGTGGGGTGGATTTGGTGATTCCCTACGGGCGATCGCGGTTTATGCAACAGGTTCTTGAGGATACGAAGGCACCCGCCATCCCTGGAAGCATTGGCAACTGCTATCTCTTTTGGGATAGTTCCAGTTCACCGGAGCAGGTACAGGGGATGATTTTAGCAAGTGCCAAGGGCTGTCCTGATCGGGTGGTGGCCATTGAAAAGGTCTTAATTCCAGCGGAGACCAATCACTCCCAAGTGGCCCGACTGATCAATCTCTTAATTCAGGATAAGTATAGTGTCCGTGGCGATGATATGCTCTGTGAAGAATTTTCAGAACTCCGCCCGGCCCAAGAAACAGATTGGCACACTTCGCTTATGGGCAATGTGGTTGCCTTTCGCCATTCCCAAAGCCTGACGGCGGCGATCGCTTGGATTAATCAACACAATAGCGGCCCAGCCAGTGTCATTGTCACCAATAGTTATGACCAAAGCCGTCAATTTTGCCAGCAGGTACAAACCCCCCAGGTTTTTGTCAATCGCCCACCCCAATTTTCTCGGCACAACACCTTGGCCCTGGGGCTATCCAGCCAGCGGGGAATGTATGGGGGCTTGATTGATATCAGCAAACTTTTACGCTATAAATCTATTTATCTTTAA